Proteins encoded within one genomic window of Gammaproteobacteria bacterium:
- a CDS encoding ATP phosphoribosyltransferase: protein MTDQASRIKVAIQKSGRLTDRSLELLERCGLKYTRGRDQLIGFGENMPVDVLLVRDDDIPGLVRDDVCDLGVVGMNVLEERRLQFQAEGIAEPFRVVRPLDYGRCHLAFGYPEDGPVRSLADLPGRRIATSYPRIVQDFLRRSGITAQVVEFSGAVEIAPSLGRADLICDLVSTGATLAANRLREGETILDSQAVLIQTPREVPPAKLEWITRLLQRIDGVMQVRESKYVMMNAPVAALPEITRLLPGADAPTVIPLEGRGDKVAVHVVCRENVFWETLENLKKAGASSLLVLPVEKMLP, encoded by the coding sequence ATGACCGACCAGGCCTCCCGCATCAAGGTCGCCATCCAGAAATCCGGCCGGCTCACCGACCGGTCCCTGGAACTGCTCGAACGTTGCGGCTTGAAGTACACGCGCGGCCGCGACCAGCTCATCGGCTTCGGCGAGAACATGCCCGTCGATGTGCTGCTGGTCCGCGACGACGACATCCCCGGCCTGGTCCGCGACGATGTCTGCGACCTCGGCGTGGTCGGCATGAACGTGCTGGAGGAGCGGCGCCTGCAATTCCAGGCCGAGGGCATCGCCGAGCCGTTCCGCGTGGTGCGACCGCTGGATTATGGCCGGTGCCACCTCGCCTTCGGCTATCCGGAGGACGGGCCGGTGAGGTCGCTGGCCGACCTTCCCGGCCGGCGCATCGCCACCAGCTATCCGCGCATCGTGCAGGACTTCCTCCGCCGCAGCGGCATCACCGCGCAGGTCGTGGAATTCTCCGGGGCGGTGGAGATCGCGCCGAGCCTGGGCCGCGCCGATCTCATCTGCGACCTCGTGTCCACCGGCGCCACGCTCGCCGCCAATCGCCTGCGCGAGGGCGAAACCATCCTCGACAGCCAGGCGGTGCTGATCCAGACCCCGCGCGAGGTGCCGCCGGCCAAGCTGGAATGGATCACGCGGCTGCTCCAGCGCATCGATGGCGTCATGCAGGTGCGTGAGAGCAAGTACGTCATGATGAATGCCCCGGTCGCCGCGCTGCCCGAGATCACGCGCCTGCTGCCGGGCGCCGACGCGCCGACCGTGATTCCCCTGGAGGGCCGCGGCGACAAGGTGGCCGTGCATGTCGTCTGTCGCGAGAACGTCTTCTGGGAGACACTGGAGAACCTGAAGAAGGCCGGCGCCAGCTCGCTGCTCGTACTGCCCGTGGAGAAGATGCTGCCATGA
- the metB gene encoding cystathionine gamma-synthase, which produces MSDSFRHETRTVRAAIDSDEQFGAVMPPIVLSTNFTFEGFGKPREYDYSRTANPTRDALAAAIADLEGGAGATVTASGMAAITLACQLLNPGDLVIAPVDCYGGTYRLLSRLAARGLFQVRFMDLADTGQLAAAEREPARLLWVESPTNPLLRIMDLARLRQVADACGALLAVDNTFLSPALQRPLESGADLVIHSTTKYLNGHSDVVSGVVVARDAALHAELATWANALGLTGAPFDSFMALRGLRTLFVRMRQHETNARALAETLAASPAVARVHYPGLPGHPGHDLARRQQRGFGGMLSFELRGGQDAARRFLGQLRLFTLAESLGGVESLACHPATMTHLPLGPEGRRAAGIGDGLVRLSAGIEATDDLVADVRAALSSLG; this is translated from the coding sequence ATGAGCGACAGCTTCCGCCACGAGACCCGCACCGTGCGGGCGGCCATCGACAGCGACGAGCAGTTCGGCGCGGTGATGCCGCCGATCGTGCTGAGCACCAACTTCACCTTCGAAGGCTTCGGCAAGCCGCGCGAATACGACTACAGCCGCACCGCCAATCCCACCCGCGATGCCCTGGCGGCCGCCATCGCCGACCTCGAGGGCGGTGCGGGCGCCACAGTCACCGCCTCGGGCATGGCGGCGATCACCCTGGCCTGCCAGCTGCTGAATCCCGGCGACCTGGTGATCGCACCGGTGGATTGCTACGGCGGCACATACCGCTTGCTGAGCCGCCTCGCGGCCAGGGGCCTGTTCCAGGTGCGGTTCATGGACCTGGCCGATACCGGCCAGCTGGCCGCGGCCGAGCGCGAGCCGGCGCGGCTGCTGTGGGTGGAGAGCCCGACGAACCCGCTGCTGAGGATCATGGACCTCGCGCGGCTGCGCCAGGTGGCCGATGCCTGCGGCGCCCTGCTGGCCGTCGACAACACCTTCCTGTCGCCAGCGCTGCAGCGTCCGCTGGAATCCGGCGCCGACCTGGTGATCCATTCGACCACCAAATACCTCAATGGCCACAGCGACGTCGTCTCCGGCGTCGTCGTGGCAAGGGATGCGGCCCTGCACGCCGAGCTGGCGACATGGGCGAATGCGCTCGGACTGACCGGTGCGCCGTTCGACAGCTTCATGGCGCTGCGCGGGCTGCGCACGCTGTTCGTGCGCATGCGCCAGCACGAGACCAACGCCAGGGCGCTGGCCGAGACCCTGGCCGCCAGCCCCGCCGTGGCCCGTGTCCACTATCCGGGGCTGCCCGGCCATCCGGGCCACGACCTGGCAAGGCGGCAGCAACGGGGCTTCGGCGGCATGCTCAGCTTCGAGTTGCGCGGCGGGCAGGATGCCGCCCGGCGGTTCCTCGGCCAGCTGCGCCTGTTCACGCTGGCCGAGTCGCTCGGCGGCGTCGAGAGCCTGGCCTGTCATCCGGCGACGATGACCCATCTGCCACTGGGCCCGGAAGGGCGCAGGGCAGCGGGGATCGGCGACGGCCTGGTGAGGCTCTCGGCAGGCATCGAGGCCACCGATGACCTGGTGGCGGACGTCCGCGCGGCGCTCTCGTCCCTCGGCTAG
- the hisH gene encoding imidazole glycerol phosphate synthase subunit HisH, producing the protein MAIIDGGGANIASLTFALERLGRTALLTTDHDCIRRAGHVILPGVGAAGAAMARLAGAGLDRLIPQLTQPVLGICLGLQLLYESSEEDDVRCLGVIPGRAQRFEPAADRPVPHMGWNRIQPTADSELLAGIAPGSHAYFVHSYALPVGAATVATATYGREFTAVARMRNFHATQFHPERSGPAGAAILANFLDRC; encoded by the coding sequence GTGGCGATCATCGACGGCGGTGGCGCCAACATCGCCTCGCTGACCTTTGCGCTGGAGCGGCTCGGACGCACCGCGCTGCTGACCACCGACCACGACTGCATCCGCCGCGCCGGACACGTGATCCTCCCGGGCGTCGGTGCAGCGGGTGCCGCGATGGCCCGGCTTGCCGGCGCCGGCCTCGACCGCCTGATCCCGCAGCTCACGCAGCCCGTGCTCGGCATCTGCCTCGGCCTGCAGCTGCTGTACGAATCGTCCGAGGAAGACGACGTCCGCTGCCTGGGCGTGATCCCGGGCCGCGCGCAGCGCTTCGAGCCGGCGGCGGATCGCCCCGTACCCCACATGGGCTGGAACCGCATCCAGCCCACGGCAGACAGCGAACTGCTCGCCGGCATCGCGCCAGGCAGCCATGCCTATTTCGTGCACAGCTATGCCCTGCCGGTGGGCGCCGCCACCGTGGCCACCGCCACCTATGGCCGCGAGTTCACCGCCGTGGCCCGGATGCGCAACTTCCACGCCACCCAGTTCCACCCCGAGCGCTCGGGTCCCGCTGGGGCGGCCATCCTCGCCAACTTCCTGGACCGCTGCTGA
- the hisB gene encoding bifunctional histidinol-phosphatase/imidazoleglycerol-phosphate dehydratase HisB, which translates to MSTAKIAFLDRDGTLILEPADEQVDRLDKVALVEGVIPALLRLRAAGYGFVMVSNQDGLGTASFPEADFRLVQDFVLRLFASQGLVFREVFICPHRPADGCACRKPRTGLLRDFLAATPIDRSASVVIGDRETDLELAANLGLRGLRLDPHQPGAWAAIAHELVDLPRRASIRRETRETRISCTVDLDAEQPVEIRTGIAFFDHMLEQLARHGGFALQLRCDGDLHVDEHHTVEDTALVIGEALRRALGDKRGIGRYGFVLPMDEAQAQVAIDLSGRAHSSFEGIFPRNEVGGLPTEMVPHFFRSLADSLGAAIQIKVAGENSHHMVESCFKATGRALRQALLRQGSSLPSTKGVL; encoded by the coding sequence ATGAGTACCGCGAAAATCGCTTTCCTCGACCGCGACGGCACGCTGATCCTCGAGCCGGCCGACGAGCAGGTGGACCGCCTCGACAAGGTGGCACTGGTCGAAGGGGTGATTCCCGCCCTGCTGCGCCTGCGGGCCGCCGGCTACGGCTTCGTCATGGTGAGCAACCAGGATGGGCTCGGCACCGCGAGTTTCCCGGAGGCTGATTTCCGCCTGGTCCAGGATTTCGTGCTGCGGCTGTTCGCCTCGCAGGGCCTCGTGTTCCGCGAGGTGTTCATCTGCCCGCACCGCCCGGCGGATGGCTGTGCCTGCCGCAAGCCCCGCACCGGCCTGCTGCGCGATTTCCTCGCCGCCACGCCCATCGACCGCAGCGCCAGCGTCGTCATCGGCGACCGCGAGACCGACCTCGAGCTGGCCGCGAACCTCGGCCTGCGGGGCCTGCGGCTGGATCCGCACCAGCCGGGCGCCTGGGCCGCCATCGCCCACGAGCTGGTGGACCTGCCGCGCCGGGCCAGCATCCGGCGCGAGACCCGCGAGACCCGCATCAGCTGCACCGTGGACCTCGATGCCGAGCAGCCGGTCGAGATCCGCACCGGCATCGCCTTCTTCGACCACATGCTCGAGCAGCTGGCCCGGCACGGCGGCTTCGCCCTGCAGCTGCGATGCGATGGCGACCTGCACGTCGACGAGCACCACACCGTGGAGGACACGGCGCTGGTCATCGGTGAAGCCCTGCGCCGCGCGCTCGGCGACAAGCGCGGCATCGGCCGCTACGGCTTCGTGCTGCCCATGGACGAGGCCCAGGCACAGGTGGCGATCGACCTCTCCGGGCGCGCGCATTCCAGCTTCGAGGGCATCTTCCCGCGCAACGAAGTGGGCGGCTTGCCGACCGAAATGGTCCCGCATTTCTTCCGTTCGCTGGCCGACAGCCTCGGCGCCGCGATCCAGATCAAGGTCGCTGGCGAGAACAGCCACCACATGGTGGAGTCCTGCTTCAAGGCCACGGGCCGCGCCCTGCGCCAGGCCCTGCTGCGCCAGGGCAGCAGCCTGCCGAGCACCAAGGGCGTGCTGTGA
- a CDS encoding 1-(5-phosphoribosyl)-5-[(5-phosphoribosylamino)methylideneamino] imidazole-4-carboxamide isomerase, which yields MEIIPAIDLLGGRCVRLYQGDFGRVTGYESGPLEIAASYQAAGARRLHLVDLDGARTGQPGNLDLLRSLAAGSGMKVQVGGGIRELATAQMLLAAGADRVVLGSIAINEPPTAIGWLNALGSERVVLAFDVRLQDDAAGPVAVTHGWRESSGRRLWELFEVFLAAGARHFLCTDVGRDGTLAGPNTALYAECLRRYPQARIIASGGLSSAADLPALAATGVAAVVTGKALLEGRISLEEMGRFSRAG from the coding sequence ATGGAAATCATTCCCGCGATCGATCTGCTGGGCGGGCGCTGCGTGCGCCTCTACCAGGGTGACTTCGGGCGCGTCACCGGGTACGAGAGCGGGCCGCTGGAAATCGCCGCCAGCTACCAGGCCGCCGGTGCGCGCCGCCTCCACCTCGTCGATCTCGATGGTGCCCGTACCGGCCAGCCCGGCAACCTCGACCTCCTCCGCAGCCTCGCAGCCGGCTCGGGGATGAAGGTGCAGGTCGGCGGCGGCATCCGCGAGCTCGCCACGGCACAGATGCTGCTCGCGGCAGGCGCCGACCGCGTGGTACTCGGCTCGATCGCCATCAACGAGCCGCCGACCGCCATCGGCTGGCTGAACGCCCTGGGCAGCGAGCGCGTGGTCCTCGCCTTCGACGTGCGGCTGCAGGACGACGCGGCCGGGCCGGTTGCCGTGACCCACGGCTGGCGCGAATCCAGCGGGCGCCGGCTGTGGGAGCTGTTCGAGGTGTTCCTCGCCGCCGGCGCCCGCCATTTCCTCTGCACCGATGTCGGCCGCGACGGCACGCTCGCCGGCCCCAACACCGCGCTCTACGCCGAATGCCTGCGCCGTTATCCGCAAGCCCGCATCATTGCCTCCGGCGGCCTGTCATCGGCAGCCGACCTGCCGGCGCTCGCCGCCACGGGCGTGGCGGCCGTGGTCACCGGCAAGGCCCTGCTGGAAGGGCGCATCAGCCTCGAGGAGATGGGACGATTCTCGCGCGCCGGATAA
- the leuD gene encoding 3-isopropylmalate dehydratase small subunit: MDRITRFTSRTVVLPQSDIDTDQIVPARFLTTTTRKGLGKALFADWRYDKAGQPRADFALNRPEAAGCEILVAGNNFGCGSSREHAPWALVDFGIRAVISTGIADIFRNNSLKNGLVPVIVDGATHAWLLANPGAEVTVDVESRSLGLPGDRRVEFPLDGFSRYCLLNGVDQLGYLLGQADAISRFEKARAWQP; the protein is encoded by the coding sequence ATGGACAGGATCACCCGCTTCACCTCCCGGACGGTCGTGCTGCCGCAGTCGGATATCGACACGGACCAGATCGTGCCGGCCCGTTTCCTCACCACCACCACCCGCAAGGGGCTGGGCAAGGCGCTGTTCGCGGACTGGCGCTACGACAAGGCAGGCCAGCCGCGCGCGGATTTCGCGCTGAACCGGCCCGAGGCCGCCGGCTGCGAGATCCTCGTCGCCGGCAACAACTTCGGTTGCGGCTCCTCGCGCGAACACGCGCCGTGGGCACTGGTGGACTTCGGCATCCGCGCCGTCATCAGCACCGGCATCGCCGACATATTCCGCAACAACTCGCTGAAGAACGGCCTGGTTCCCGTCATCGTCGATGGCGCAACCCACGCCTGGCTGCTGGCCAATCCCGGCGCGGAGGTCACCGTGGACGTCGAATCGCGCAGCCTCGGCCTGCCCGGGGATCGTCGTGTCGAGTTCCCGCTGGACGGCTTTTCCCGCTACTGCCTCCTCAACGGCGTCGACCAGCTCGGCTACCTGCTCGGCCAGGCCGATGCCATCAGCCGCTTCGAGAAAGCCCGCGCATGGCAGCCCTGA
- the leuB gene encoding 3-isopropylmalate dehydrogenase yields MAALIGVLPGDGIGPEVVEQALRVLDAIARRSGQRFELRHGLIGGAAIDATGKAFPEDTRRLALEADAVLLGAVGGPKWSDPAARERPEQGLLDLRAAMGVYANVRPVRTHPSLYDASPLKAERIRDVDIMVIRELTGGIYFGAKQREADRASDLCSYSRMEIERVLRVAAGMARGRRGKVTSVDKANVLETSRLWRAVAGELFAREFPELQLEHMLVDAAAMHLLSRPRDFDVLVTENMFGDILTDEASMLAGSMGMLPSASLDDRARGLYEPIHGSAPDIAGRGIANPCGTILSVAMLLRHTLGLEAEAARIEHAVHEVLDSGLRTRDIATAGSREASTVQMGDAVVARLDA; encoded by the coding sequence ATGGCAGCCCTGATCGGCGTCCTGCCCGGTGACGGCATCGGGCCGGAGGTCGTCGAGCAGGCGCTGCGGGTCCTCGATGCCATCGCGCGGCGCAGTGGGCAGCGCTTCGAGCTGCGGCATGGCCTGATCGGCGGGGCGGCCATCGACGCCACCGGCAAGGCCTTCCCGGAGGACACGCGACGCCTGGCACTGGAAGCCGATGCCGTGCTGCTCGGCGCGGTGGGTGGCCCGAAGTGGAGCGACCCCGCGGCGCGCGAGCGCCCCGAGCAGGGCCTGCTGGACCTGCGCGCGGCTATGGGCGTCTACGCCAACGTGCGTCCGGTGCGCACCCACCCGTCGCTCTACGACGCCTCCCCGCTCAAGGCCGAGCGCATCCGTGACGTCGACATCATGGTGATCCGCGAGCTGACAGGAGGCATCTATTTCGGCGCCAAGCAGCGCGAGGCCGACCGTGCCTCGGACCTCTGCAGCTACAGCCGCATGGAGATCGAGCGCGTGCTGCGCGTCGCGGCCGGCATGGCCCGCGGCCGGCGCGGCAAGGTCACCTCGGTGGACAAGGCCAACGTGCTGGAGACCTCGCGCCTGTGGCGCGCCGTCGCCGGCGAGCTCTTCGCCCGCGAGTTCCCCGAGCTGCAGCTCGAGCACATGCTGGTGGATGCTGCGGCGATGCACCTGCTGTCACGCCCGCGGGATTTCGACGTCCTGGTGACCGAGAACATGTTCGGCGACATCCTCACCGACGAGGCCTCCATGCTGGCCGGCTCCATGGGCATGCTGCCCTCGGCCTCCCTCGACGACAGGGCCCGTGGCCTCTACGAACCGATCCATGGCTCGGCCCCGGACATCGCCGGCCGCGGCATCGCCAACCCCTGCGGCACCATCCTCAGCGTCGCCATGCTGCTGCGGCATACGCTCGGCCTGGAAGCCGAGGCGGCACGCATCGAGCATGCAGTCCACGAGGTGCTGGACTCGGGCCTTCGCACCCGCGACATCGCCACCGCCGGCAGCCGCGAGGCCAGCACCGTGCAGATGGGCGATGCCGTGGTGGCCCGGCTGGACGCCTAG
- the leuC gene encoding 3-isopropylmalate dehydratase large subunit codes for MSKRSLFEKVWQDHLVVPETADAPAVLYIDLHLTHEVTTPEAFNVLKSRGLPVRRPDLTLATLDHSTPTVPVRSLKDLERVAESSAAAQIRVMIENCREAGIRLLDFDSDQRGIVHIIGPELGITQPGKTIVCGDSHTSTHGAFGALAFGIGTTEVGHVLATQCLLQRKPKTLAIDVSGHLARGVTAKDIILAIIGKIGVGGGTGHVIEYRGEAIGALSMDERMTVCNMSIEAGARAGMIAPDDVTFQYLHGRQMAPDGAAWDQAVKRWRSLPSDAGCHFDREVSLDVSRLAPMITFGTNPGMVIPVDAAVPADSGDASFRKSLAYMGVEAGKPMLGRPVDVVFIGSCTNSRLSDLREAASLLRGRQVAGSVRVLIVPGSQATKKQAEAEGLDQVFTAAGAEWRESGCSMCLGMNGDTVGRGQICVSTSNRNFEGRQGIGARTVLASPLTAAATAIAGRISDPRELLPQ; via the coding sequence ATGAGCAAGCGTTCCCTGTTCGAGAAGGTCTGGCAGGACCACCTGGTGGTGCCGGAGACCGCCGACGCGCCGGCGGTGCTCTACATCGACCTGCACCTGACCCACGAGGTCACCACGCCGGAAGCGTTTAACGTACTGAAGTCGCGCGGGCTCCCGGTGCGTCGCCCGGACCTGACGCTCGCCACGCTGGACCATTCGACGCCGACGGTGCCGGTGCGCAGCCTGAAAGATCTGGAGCGCGTCGCCGAATCCTCGGCGGCAGCGCAGATCCGCGTCATGATCGAGAACTGCCGCGAGGCCGGCATCCGCCTGCTCGATTTCGACTCCGACCAGCGGGGCATCGTCCACATCATCGGGCCGGAGCTCGGCATCACCCAGCCCGGCAAGACCATCGTCTGCGGCGACAGCCACACCAGCACCCATGGCGCCTTCGGCGCGCTGGCCTTCGGCATCGGCACCACCGAGGTCGGCCACGTGCTCGCCACGCAGTGCCTGTTGCAGCGCAAGCCGAAGACGCTCGCCATCGATGTCTCCGGCCACCTGGCCCGCGGCGTCACCGCCAAGGACATCATCCTCGCCATCATCGGCAAGATCGGTGTCGGCGGCGGCACCGGCCATGTCATCGAGTACCGGGGCGAGGCCATCGGCGCGCTGTCCATGGACGAGCGCATGACGGTCTGCAACATGAGCATCGAGGCCGGCGCCCGGGCCGGGATGATCGCCCCGGATGACGTGACCTTCCAGTACCTCCACGGCCGGCAGATGGCGCCCGACGGCGCCGCCTGGGACCAGGCCGTGAAGCGCTGGCGCAGCCTGCCCTCCGACGCCGGCTGCCACTTCGACCGCGAAGTCAGCCTCGATGTCTCGCGGCTCGCGCCCATGATCACCTTCGGCACCAACCCGGGCATGGTCATTCCGGTCGATGCCGCCGTGCCCGCGGACAGCGGCGATGCCAGCTTCCGCAAGTCGCTGGCCTACATGGGCGTGGAAGCCGGCAAGCCGATGCTGGGTCGCCCGGTGGACGTGGTCTTCATCGGCAGCTGCACCAACTCCCGGCTTTCCGACCTGCGCGAGGCCGCCAGCCTGCTGCGCGGACGCCAGGTCGCGGGTTCGGTGCGCGTGCTGATCGTGCCGGGCTCGCAGGCCACCAAGAAGCAGGCGGAGGCCGAGGGACTGGACCAGGTCTTCACCGCCGCGGGCGCCGAATGGCGCGAGTCCGGCTGCTCGATGTGCCTGGGCATGAACGGCGACACCGTGGGTCGCGGCCAGATCTGTGTCAGCACCAGCAATCGCAACTTCGAGGGACGCCAGGGCATCGGCGCGCGCACCGTGCTGGCCAGTCCGCTGACGGCAGCCGCCACGGCCATTGCCGGCCGCATCAGCGACCCGCGCGAACTGCTCCCGCAATAA
- the hisC gene encoding histidinol-phosphate transaminase: MSSILDLVRPEIRRMKPYRSAQFADGLVRLNANENPWRPPGDQSNAGLNRYPEPRPFELTASLAAHFGVAAAQVLVTRGSSEAIDVVIRGFCRAGRDGIVICPPTFGMYETYAQIQDAPIRRVALLRDRGYAVDVDGILDQWSAATRVLFLCSPNNPTGNSMALADIHRLATALDGRGVVVLDGAYAEFSATDPTQELLGQHANVIVLRTLSKALALAGVRCGALLAAPELVALLGCVLPPYTFPSPCAEAVQRCLEPGHAAEWRRRVERLRAERARLAAALASLPDIRRVWPSDANFLLVEAVDAPRLVEAARRGGVLLRDFSWDPGLPDCVRITVGDPAENDQLLAALGRP, from the coding sequence ATGAGCAGCATCCTCGACCTCGTGCGTCCGGAGATCCGTCGCATGAAGCCGTACCGGAGCGCGCAGTTCGCCGACGGCCTCGTGCGCCTGAACGCCAACGAGAATCCCTGGCGGCCGCCCGGCGACCAGAGCAACGCGGGTCTCAACCGCTACCCGGAGCCGCGCCCCTTCGAACTCACCGCGAGCCTCGCGGCCCACTTCGGCGTGGCGGCAGCCCAGGTGCTGGTGACCCGCGGCTCGAGCGAGGCCATCGACGTGGTCATCCGCGGCTTCTGCCGCGCGGGCCGGGACGGCATCGTGATCTGCCCGCCGACCTTCGGCATGTACGAGACCTACGCGCAGATACAGGATGCGCCGATCCGGCGCGTTGCCCTGCTGCGTGACCGCGGCTACGCCGTCGACGTGGACGGCATCCTCGACCAATGGTCGGCCGCCACGCGGGTCCTGTTCCTCTGCTCGCCCAACAATCCGACCGGCAACAGCATGGCACTGGCCGATATCCACCGGCTGGCGACGGCGCTGGACGGCCGGGGCGTGGTCGTGCTGGATGGCGCCTACGCGGAATTTTCCGCTACCGATCCCACGCAGGAACTGCTGGGGCAGCATGCCAACGTGATCGTCCTGCGCACGCTCTCCAAGGCGCTGGCGCTGGCCGGCGTGCGCTGCGGGGCGCTGCTGGCCGCGCCCGAACTGGTGGCGTTGCTCGGATGCGTGCTGCCCCCCTATACCTTCCCCTCGCCCTGCGCCGAGGCGGTCCAGCGCTGTCTCGAGCCCGGTCATGCCGCCGAATGGCGCCGGCGCGTGGAACGCCTGCGGGCCGAGCGCGCCCGCCTCGCCGCTGCCCTGGCCAGCCTGCCCGATATCCGTCGCGTCTGGCCCAGTGACGCCAACTTCCTGCTGGTGGAAGCGGTCGATGCGCCGCGCCTGGTGGAAGCCGCCCGTCGTGGGGGCGTCCTGCTGCGCGACTTCAGCTGGGACCCCGGGCTGCCCGACTGCGTGCGCATCACCGTCGGCGATCCCGCCGAGAACGACCAACTGCTGGCAGCACTGGGCCGACCATGA
- the hisD gene encoding histidinol dehydrogenase: MSTGSLLTRVDWSVLDEAGRRSLLERPAVRGGTGLPAAVADIIGEVRSQGDAALLRLTAKLDGVTLRELAVSDAEAAATQRELDPAAIRAIDVAIRNVRAFHAAQQSQPVRVETVPGVVCERVVRPLRAVGLYVPAGRAPLPSTAIMLGVPAALAGCPIRVLCTPPRPDGRADPAVVVAARACGVQQIFKVGGAQAVAAMAYGTATVPKVDKIFGPGNAWVTAAKQAVALDPAGAALDMPAGPSEVMVVADAGANPRFVALDLLSQAEHGPDSQVLLVTTASDMVDRVRAEIDAALPGLSRRDIMAESLLHGAAIVVASLAEAVDVANRYAPEHLILQVAEPRRWIDGIWSAGSVFLGPWTPESVGDYCSGTNHVLPTYGHARAYSGLSVTDFQRHMTLQEASAAGLAALAPTVETLASLEGLEAHAAAVRVRTGGGVSRP, from the coding sequence ATGAGCACCGGCAGCCTGCTCACACGGGTGGACTGGTCCGTGCTGGACGAGGCCGGGCGGCGCTCGCTGCTGGAGCGCCCGGCGGTGCGCGGAGGCACCGGCCTGCCCGCGGCCGTGGCCGACATCATCGGCGAAGTGCGCAGCCAGGGCGATGCCGCGCTGCTGCGCCTCACCGCGAAGCTCGACGGCGTGACCCTGCGCGAGCTCGCGGTCAGCGACGCGGAAGCGGCCGCCACGCAGCGTGAACTCGATCCGGCAGCCATCCGCGCCATCGACGTCGCCATCCGCAACGTGAGGGCCTTCCACGCCGCCCAGCAGAGCCAGCCGGTCCGCGTCGAGACTGTGCCCGGCGTGGTTTGCGAGCGCGTCGTGCGCCCGCTGCGGGCCGTCGGCCTCTATGTGCCAGCCGGGCGCGCCCCCCTGCCCTCCACGGCGATCATGCTCGGCGTGCCGGCCGCGCTGGCGGGATGCCCGATCCGTGTGCTCTGCACGCCACCGCGGCCCGACGGCCGCGCGGATCCGGCGGTGGTGGTGGCCGCGCGCGCCTGCGGCGTGCAGCAGATCTTCAAGGTCGGCGGTGCCCAGGCCGTGGCCGCCATGGCCTATGGCACGGCCACGGTCCCCAAGGTCGACAAGATCTTCGGCCCCGGCAACGCCTGGGTCACGGCGGCCAAACAGGCGGTGGCGCTCGATCCCGCCGGAGCGGCCCTCGACATGCCGGCAGGCCCCTCCGAAGTGATGGTGGTCGCCGATGCCGGGGCCAACCCGCGCTTCGTGGCCCTCGACCTGCTGTCGCAGGCGGAACACGGGCCGGACTCGCAGGTGTTGCTGGTGACCACCGCCAGCGACATGGTGGACCGGGTGCGCGCCGAGATCGACGCCGCGCTGCCCGGCCTGTCACGGCGCGACATCATGGCCGAATCCCTGTTGCATGGTGCCGCCATCGTCGTCGCCAGCCTCGCCGAGGCCGTCGACGTCGCCAACCGCTATGCGCCGGAACACCTGATCCTGCAGGTTGCGGAGCCACGCCGCTGGATCGACGGCATCTGGAGCGCGGGCTCGGTGTTCCTCGGCCCCTGGACGCCGGAGTCGGTCGGTGATTACTGCAGCGGCACCAACCACGTGCTGCCGACCTATGGCCATGCCCGTGCCTACAGCGGGCTGTCGGTGACGGATTTCCAGCGGCACATGACCCTGCAGGAGGCCAGTGCGGCGGGCCTCGCGGCGCTGGCGCCGACCGTCGAGACCCTGGCCAGCCTCGAAGGCCTCGAGGCCCACGCCGCCGCCGTGCGCGTGCGGACCGGCGGTGGGGTGTCGCGGCCATGA